From Virgibacillus ihumii, the proteins below share one genomic window:
- the fdhD gene encoding formate dehydrogenase accessory sulfurtransferase FdhD, whose amino-acid sequence MDDKSLSLWSTTKYHNHLKATEYDEIAREAAVTIMINGEQYATIVCTPNEIRQLVLGFLASEGLIRTAEQVLKLTIDEEKGFAYAELSTRVEFAKRTERWIGSCCGKSREFYLEQDVKTAKTIYSSVQFSAEQVYQLMVDFDKKAEVYGRTGGVHQAAIASANGIIASAIDIGRHNALDKLYGYIMQNRISLKDKCILFSGRISSEVILKVSKIGAGVLIAKSAPTDLALKLADDLQITAIGFVRENKLNVYTHEKRINGDSYHDVYFSN is encoded by the coding sequence ATGGATGATAAAAGTCTGTCGTTATGGTCAACGACTAAATACCATAATCATCTGAAGGCAACGGAGTATGATGAGATTGCCAGGGAAGCCGCGGTTACGATCATGATAAATGGTGAGCAGTATGCAACGATTGTCTGTACACCTAACGAAATCCGACAGCTTGTTTTAGGATTTTTAGCTTCTGAGGGATTGATTCGTACCGCGGAACAAGTGCTGAAATTAACAATTGATGAAGAGAAAGGCTTTGCTTATGCGGAATTATCCACCCGGGTTGAATTTGCGAAGCGAACCGAACGCTGGATTGGGTCATGCTGTGGTAAAAGCAGGGAGTTTTACTTGGAGCAGGATGTTAAAACGGCGAAGACAATCTATTCCTCCGTTCAATTTTCAGCAGAACAGGTCTATCAGTTGATGGTAGACTTTGATAAAAAGGCTGAAGTATATGGGCGGACAGGCGGGGTTCATCAGGCGGCAATTGCATCAGCTAATGGCATCATCGCATCTGCCATTGATATCGGCCGCCATAATGCACTTGATAAATTGTACGGATATATTATGCAGAACCGAATTTCACTGAAAGATAAATGTATTTTATTCAGCGGCCGGATTTCATCGGAAGTTATTTTAAAAGTTTCCAAGATTGGTGCCGGCGTATTAATTGCCAAATCAGCACCGACCGATCTTGCACTAAAGCTTGCTGATGATCTGCAGATAACAGCAATTGGCTTTGTCAGGGAGAATAAATTGAACGTATATACCCATGAAAAGCGTATCAATGGAGATTCTTATCACGATGTTTATTTTTCAAATTAA